A window of the Fulvia fulva chromosome 11, complete sequence genome harbors these coding sequences:
- a CDS encoding DNA-dependent metalloprotease WSS1: protein MPLGFERLNERSQRPNPLINFIKPLDTPHKKTSEEFLSRIAAQCYPIMKKHHISVMALEEYEPNPEFLGRNFNAGEVIQLVLKDKQGRWLSMEFVQMVMMHELAHCKQMNHSRSFWGVRNEYAKQMEELWAQKYMGEGMWGRGRGLETGEWLNAAAPDNSPIPEHLCGGSYRRRGKKRKRGQQGGSDEPEKLSYAERQQKRIARKFGKHGVSMEGQSLGDDELLRGALETMNGGKRGTGKPRVANSKRGRELRAAAALARFDQEKSKPPEKTPDLEDDLDSETESEWEGDDDGDAVVISDGHGHDLVKVCGEGEDEEEDAGREMDELRMLSAGAKGKIGTKQASGRGKAPPMKGQAGYEDSETESEADDDPVESAPDGDSQSFLGDPEVTSEADRSQPAPPSHPSEVANDSLPASQVELLRELDNGDEQNTSEAESAAPTDQTTNNTRQGTAAQPQACPICSLENEAGAPTCMACSNVLRPKLVPNSWRCKSDTCKESTYINAGDVGRCGLCGAQKPKMMDSTSSGNGSDRPMGFTRPEVLRWD from the coding sequence ATGCCTCTCGGCTTCGAGCGCCTCAACGAGCGCAGCCAACGCCCTAACCCACTTATCAATTTCATCAAACCCCTCGACACTCCACACAAGAAGACATCCGAAGAGTTCCTCTCCCGTATCGCAGCACAATGCTATCCCATCATGAAGAAGCACCACATCTCCGTCATGGCCTTGGAGGAGTACGAGCCGAACCCAGAATTCCTCGGGCGCAACTTCAACGCCGGCGAAGTCATACAGCTCGTGCTCAAGGACAAACAGGGTAGATGGTTGAGCATGGAGTTCGTGCAGATGGTCATGATGCATGAGCTGGCGCATTGCAAGCAGATGAATCACAGCCGGTCCTTTTGGGGTGTCAGGAACGAGTATGCGAAGCAGATGGAGGAGCTGTGGGCGCAGAAGTATATGGGCGAGGGCATGTGGGGTCGAGGTAGAGGTCTGGAGACAGGGGAGTGGCTTAATGCCGCTGCACCGGATAACAGTCCAATACCGGAGCATTTGTGTGGTGGGAGCTATAGGCGGCGAGGCAAGAAGCGGAAGCGCGGTCAGCAGGGTGGCAGTGATGAGCCGGAGAAGCTGAGCTATGCCGAGAGACAGCAGAAGAGGATTGCAAGGAAATTCGGCAAGCATGGCGTGTCGATGGAAGGGCAATCACTAGGCGACGATGAACTGTTGAGAGGTGCATTGGAGACCATGAATGGAGGCAAGAGAGGGACCGGCAAGCCGAGAGTGGCCAACAGCAAACGTGGGAGAGAGCTCCGAGCTGCGGCCGCTTTGGCAAGGTTCGACCAGGAGAAGAGCAAGCCACCTGAGAAGACGCCAGATCTCGAGGACGATCTGGACTCCGAGACTGAGTCAGAGTGGGAAGGCGATGACGACGGAGACGCTGTGGTTATTAGCGATGGCCACGGGCATGATCTCGTCAAGGTCTGCGGTGAGGGAGAAGATGAAGAGGAAGACGCAGGCAGGGAAATGGATGAGCTGCGGATGCTCAGTGCAGGGGCGAAAGGCAAGATTGGCACGAAGCAAGCCTCTGGCCGCGGAAAAGCTCCCCCGATGAAAGGTCAAGCTGGATACGAAGACTCAGAGACCGAGAGCGAAGCTGACGACGATCCTGTCGAGAGCGCTCCGGATGGCGATAGCCAAAGCTTCCTGGGAGATCCCGAGGTTACCAGTGAAGCGGACAGGTCACAGCCAGCACCTCCCTCACACCCCAGCGAAGTCGCCAACGACAGTCTACCTGCATCTCAAGTGGAGTTGCTGCGTGAATTGGACAATGGAGATGAACAGAACACTTCAGAAGCCGAGAGCGCAGCGCCTACGGACCAGACCACGAACAATACTCGTCAGGGAACAGCCGCCCAACCACAAGCATGTCCCATCTGCTCCCTGGAGAACGAAGCTGGTGCGCCTACCTGTATGGCATGCTCAAACGTCCTACGACCGAAGCTCGTACCCAATAGCTGGCGCTGCAAGAGTGACACTTGCAAGGAGAGCACATACATCAACGCTGGCGATGTCGGGCGATGTGGCTTGTGTGGAGCGCAGAAGCCGAAGATGATGGACTCGACGTCTAGCGGAAATGGAAGTGACAGGCCCATGGGGTTTACACGACCTGAAGTGCTACGATGGGATTAG
- a CDS encoding putative family 17 glucosidase SCW10, which translates to MKAGLFLTGLTLAASASAHIRHGHRHEHKKRGDNVVNHTEVSYVTATAPDVVVYVDSNGKPISTGPPAGAAPPAYHAPAEQPKAPAAPAHTPPKDTPKAPAAPAHSAPSGGSSSGSGRGITYSPYNADHTCKSAEDVKRDLSKLTGYDLIRLYGSDCNQVANVLAACNAKLFLGVFDIKNLQTEASTLIKQAKGSWDRVDTISIGNELVNSGGASVDEVVAAINTARGIFKAAGYSGNIVTVDTFVAIIANPGLCQASDYAAANCHAFFDGGKTAEQAGDFVKDQAQRVANACGGKRVVITETGWPSQGSPNGSAVPSKENQAAAISSLKSKFDKDMFLFTAYNDMWKVDTAATFGCEKYWGIM; encoded by the exons ATGAAAGCCGGACTTTTCCTTACGGGCTTGACCCTCGCCGCGAGCGCCAGCGCCCACATCAGACATGGACACCGCCATGAGCACAAGAAGAGAGGCGACAACGTCGTCAACCACACTGAGGTGTCG TACGTGACCGCCACCGCACCAGACGTTGTCGTCTACGTCGACAGCAACGGCAAGCCAATCTCCACTGGTCCCCCAGCTGGTGCCGCTCCACCAGCTTACCACGCCCCGGCCGAGCAACCAAAGGCTCCAGCAGCACCAGCACACACTCCACCCAAGGATACGCCAAAGGCTCCAGCTGCACCTGCACACTCTGCTCCATCCGGTGGCTCCAGCTCCGGCTCTGGCCGGGGTATCACATACTCTCCCTACAACGCAGACCACACTTGCAAGTCCGCGGAGGATGTGAAGCGCGATCTCTCCAAGCTCACTGGCTACGACCTGATCCGTCTCTACGGCTCTGACTGCAACCAAGTCGCCAACGTTCTCGCTGCTTGCAACGCCAAGCTCTTCCTCGGTGTCTTCGACATCAAGAACCTACAGACCGAAGCCAGCACCCTGATCAAGCAGGCCAAGGGATCTTGGGACCGTGTGGACACCATCAGCATCGGTAACGAGCTCGTAAACAGTGGCGGTGCCTCTGTCGACGAGGTCGTTGCTGCCATCAACACCGCTCGTGGTATCTTCAAGGCAGCCGGCTACTCTGGCAACATCGTCACCGTTGACACCTTCGTCGCCATAATTGCCAACCCCGGTCTCTGCCAGGCTTCCGACTACGCCGCTGCCAACTGCCACGCTTTCTTCGACGGTGGCAAGACCGCCGAGCAAGCCGGTGACTTCGTCAAGGACCAGGCCCAGCGTGTTGCTAATGCGTGCGGTGGCAAGCGTGTCGTTATCACCGAGACTGGCTGGCCATCGCAGGGCTCGCCAAACGGTTCCGCTGTTCCATCCAAGGAGAACCAGGCCGCTGCCATCTCTAGTTTGAAGTCCAAGTTCGACAAGGACATGTTCCTTTTCACCGCATACAACGACATGTGGAAAGTGGACACCGCAGCCACGTTCGGCTGTGAGAAGTACTG GGGTATCATGTAA
- a CDS encoding Aldo-keto reductase yakc [NADP(+)] produces the protein MSAKYPERKIGDDNVSAQGLGCMGMSFGYTSYGGYDDEESAKVLTKAADLGITFWDTSDIYGPHTNERLIGKWFKDTGRRKEIFLATKFGNLRAPDGTPAVRGDREWVHQACNESLQRLGIDQIDLYYQHRVDNKVPIEETVQAMVDLKKEGKIRYLGLSECSAATLRRAYKIHPIAAAQMESSPFALEIESEQTEFLKTARELGVKMVAYSPLGRGFLTGTMKSRKDLDEKDSRFNHARFSEENFGSNLQLVEKLGAMASKKGCTPGQLSLAWVLAQGQDFMPIPGTKRVKYLEENAAAVNVTLSEWEEQEFRRAVESAGGSKGAR, from the exons ATGTCAGCAAAATACCCCGAACGCAAGATCGGCGACGACAATGTCTCTGCCCAAGGCTTGGGTTGCATGGGCATGTCCTTCGGCTACACTTCCTACGGCGGGTACGATGATGAGGAGTCTGCGAAGGTGTTGACGAAAGCCGCTGATCTGGGAATTACCTTTTGGGATACCTCGGACATTTATGGCCCTCACACGAATGAGAGGCTGATTGGCAAGTGGTTCAAGGATACGGGTAGGCGTAAGGAAATCTTCCTGGCGACCAAGTTTGGGAATTTGAG GGCCCCCGACGGCACGCCTGCTGTCCGTGGAGACAGAGAATGGGTTCACCAAGCCTGCAATGAGAGTCTCCAACGCCTCGGAATCGACCAGATCGACCTCTACTACCAACATCGCGTCGACAACAAAGTCCCGATCGAAGAAACAGTCCAAGCTATGGTCGATCTGAAGAAGGAGGGAAAGATCCGATACCTTGGCCTGTCGGAGTGCTCCGCAGCCACTTTGAGGAGAGCATACAAGATACACCCAATCGCGGCTGCTCAGATGGAGTCTTCGCCCTTTGCGTTAGAGATCGAGTCGGAGCAGACCGAGTTTCTCAAAACTGCAAGAGAATTGGGTGTCAAGATGGTGGCATACAGCCCACTCGGCCGTGGCTTCCTCACCGGCACAATGAAGAGTCGCAAAGACTTGGATGAGAAGGACAGCAGGTTCAACCATGCTCGCTTCTCGGAAGAGAACTTTGGCTCGAACCTGCAGCTGGTGGAGAAGTTGGGCGCCATGGCTTCCAAGAAGGGGTGTACGCCGGGCCAATTGTCGCTTGCGTGGGTCTTGGCTCAAGG TCAAGACTTCATGCCAATTCCTGGCACGAAGCGTGTCAAGTATCTGGAGGAGAATGCTGCGGCAGTGAATGTGACGCTCAGCGAGTGGGAAGAGCAGGAGTTCCGGAGGGCGGTAGAGAGTGCTGGTGGATCGAAGGGTGCACGATAG